The following proteins come from a genomic window of Phycodurus eques isolate BA_2022a chromosome 9, UOR_Pequ_1.1, whole genome shotgun sequence:
- the mcts1 gene encoding malignant T-cell-amplified sequence 1 isoform X1, producing MPYFRFDEKENVSNCIQLKTSVIKGIKSQLLDQFPDIESWLNHIMPKKDPVKIVRCHEHIEILTVNGELLFFRQREGPFYPTLRLLHKYPFILPHQQVDKGAIKFVLSGANIMCPGLTSPGAKLYPAELDTVVAIMAEGKQHALCVGVMKMSAESIEKVNKGIGIENVHYLNDGLWHMKTYK from the exons ATGCCCTATTTTAGATTTGACGAGAAGGAGAATGTATCAAACTGTATACAGTTGAAAACGTCCGTCATCAAAGGGATAAAGAGCCAGCTGCTGGATCAATTTCCCGACATCGAATCATGGCTGAATCACATCATGCCAAAGAAGGACCCCGTCAAAATAGTGCGATG CCACGAGCACATTGAAATCTTGACCGTGAATGGAGAGTTGCTCTTCTTCAGACAGCGGGAAGGACCCTTCTACCCCACACTCAGACTCTTGCATAAAT ATCCGTTCATTCTTCCTCACCAGCAAGTAGACAAAGGGGCCATCAAATTTGTCCTAAGTGGCGCCAACATCATGTGTCCCGGACTGACGTCACCAGGTGCCAAACTCTACCCAGCTGAATTGGATACAGTAGTT GCCATCATGGCAGAAGGCAAACAACACGCGCTGTGTGTTGGCGTCATGAAGATGTCTGCAGAGAGCAT AGAAAAAGTCAACAAGGGCATTGGCATTGAGAACGTTCACTATCTAAATGACGGACTGTGGCACATGAAGACGTataaatga
- the mcts1 gene encoding malignant T-cell-amplified sequence 1 isoform X2, protein MFKKFDEKENVSNCIQLKTSVIKGIKSQLLDQFPDIESWLNHIMPKKDPVKIVRCHEHIEILTVNGELLFFRQREGPFYPTLRLLHKYPFILPHQQVDKGAIKFVLSGANIMCPGLTSPGAKLYPAELDTVVAIMAEGKQHALCVGVMKMSAESIEKVNKGIGIENVHYLNDGLWHMKTYK, encoded by the exons ATGTTTAAAAA ATTTGACGAGAAGGAGAATGTATCAAACTGTATACAGTTGAAAACGTCCGTCATCAAAGGGATAAAGAGCCAGCTGCTGGATCAATTTCCCGACATCGAATCATGGCTGAATCACATCATGCCAAAGAAGGACCCCGTCAAAATAGTGCGATG CCACGAGCACATTGAAATCTTGACCGTGAATGGAGAGTTGCTCTTCTTCAGACAGCGGGAAGGACCCTTCTACCCCACACTCAGACTCTTGCATAAAT ATCCGTTCATTCTTCCTCACCAGCAAGTAGACAAAGGGGCCATCAAATTTGTCCTAAGTGGCGCCAACATCATGTGTCCCGGACTGACGTCACCAGGTGCCAAACTCTACCCAGCTGAATTGGATACAGTAGTT GCCATCATGGCAGAAGGCAAACAACACGCGCTGTGTGTTGGCGTCATGAAGATGTCTGCAGAGAGCAT AGAAAAAGTCAACAAGGGCATTGGCATTGAGAACGTTCACTATCTAAATGACGGACTGTGGCACATGAAGACGTataaatga
- the c1galt1c1 gene encoding C1GALT1-specific chaperone 1: MWSERGSFVQGVALGGVFSLLLSLLGSYSPGSGSEDRHQHHHVQAPSSNDLKQLSDSQMQELKDQVRVYCIVMVQPKILVYWAAAMGTWSKHCDKAVFYTSESSKALEAVELHERDDWARLCKALKHAYENAGDLRWFFVAQPTTFAIIENLKYLLLTKDPGEPFYMGNALKSGELEYVAYESGIVLSYEALKRFVHVLNNKEMCPVNVNHLWKLSEDKQLAVCLKYTGVFAENGEDARGMGLFNGKSVEALIKDSMKNNPNDVVEGCCADLAVTFNGMTPNQMQVMMYGVYRLRPYGHEFHDLLTFDPPEGSDND; the protein is encoded by the coding sequence ATGTGGTCCGAACGAGGCTCTTTTGTCCAAGGGGTGGCCCTGGGAGGCGTCTTCAGTCTATTGCTCTCGCTCCTGGGCAGTTACAGCCCCGGGTCCGGCTCGGAGGACCGTCACCAGCACCATCACGTCCAGGCGCCGAGTAGCAACGACCTGAAGCAACTATCGGACTCCCAGATGCAGGAGTTGAAAGATCAAGTGCGCGTGTATTGCATCGTCATGGTGCAGCCGAAGATTCTGGTCTACTGGGCAGCGGCCATGGGCACTTGGAGCAAACACTGCGACAAGGCCGTGTTCTACACTTCGGAATCGTCAAAGGCCCTCGAGGCGGTCGAACTGCACGAAAGAGACGACTGGGCGAGGTTGTGTAAAGCTCTTAAACACGCCTATGAGAATGCCGGGGACCTGCGCTGGTTCTTCGTGGCGCAGCCCACCACCTTCGCCATCATCGAGAACCTCAAGTACCTGCTGCTCACCAAGGACCCCGGCGAGCCCTTCTACATGGGCAACGCCTTGAAGTCCGGGGAGCTGGAGTACGTGGCGTACGAGAGCGGCATCGTCCTCAGCTACGAGGCTCTGAAAAGGTTCGTGCACGTGCTGAACAACAAGGAAATGTGTCCCGTCAACGTGAACCACCTGTGGAAGCTGAGCGAAGACAAGCAGCTGGCCGTGTGCCTTAAGTACACGGGCGTATTCGCAGAGAACGGCGAGGACGCGCGAGGCATGGGCCTGTTCAACGGCAAGAGCGTGGAGGCGCTGATAAAGGACAGCATGAAGAACAACCCCAATGACGTGGTGGAGGGCTGCTGCGCCGACTTGGCCGTCACGTTCAACGGCATGACCCCAAACCAGATGCAGGTGATGATGTACGGTGTCTACCGGCTTCGTCCGTACGGCCACGAGTTCCACGACTTGCTGACGTTTGACCCACCGGAAGGTTCGGACAATGACTAG
- the lamp2 gene encoding lysosome-associated membrane glycoprotein 2 isoform X2: MFRYAAFVLLLAFGCVIHLSCGTEVTVQDKDDKLCLYANLSVNFSVSYVTSGNKSELAEFELPAEVVSNGSKCDAASSTLQLNFGAGHSWSMNFSVSGNTYQADSITFSYNLSDATVFPKSASTDTLSVTVRPHITDIGMDTCYSCKSKETIQSDSVNQTLWNVLIQAFVSNGTHSENLTTCAADLPATPTASPTTAAPVTNTTAATLAPTTSPAPTLPTPATGKFSVKPDNNGTACLLANFALRIGVKQGEKHQEMNLDPNVTRASGSCGVNSSELVLASTDMTVVLTFTNGTKKFRLQSVNVTAKLTSGVIFSEANSSLSLWEAAVGSSYMCNKEQNYTITSQLNIFTFNLQVQPFAVKKGLFSTAHECPLDDTSILIPIIVGAALAGLILIVVIAYVIGRRKTYVGYQTL, encoded by the exons ATGTTCCGATATGCCGCGTTTGTTCTTCTCCTGGCATTTGGATGTG TAATCCATCTGTCATGTGGGACAGAGGTGACAGTCCAAGACAAAGATGACAAGTTGTGTCTTTACGCCAATCTCTCGGTCAATTTCTCCGTTTCGTACGTGACGTCAGGGAACAAG AGCGAGCTCGCAGAGTTTGAACTTCCCGCCGAAGTCGTGTCCAACGGGAGTAAATGCGACGCCGCGAGCTCCACCTTGCAGCTCAACTTCGGAGCGGGACACTCCTGGAGCATGAACTTCAGCGTCAGCGGGAACACGTACCAGGCGGATTCCATCACGTTCTCCTACAACCTCAGCGACGCCACCGTCTTCCCTAAATCTGCATCGACCG ACACTCTCTCCGTGACCGTGAGGCCTCACATCACTGACATAGGCATGGACACCTGCTACTCCTGCAAGAGCAAGGAGACCATCCAGTCGGACTCGGTCAACCAGACCCTGTGGAACGTGCTCATCCAGGCCTTCGTCAGCAACGGCACACACAGTGAAAACC TGACCACCTGTGCCGCCGACCTGCCCGCCACCCCCACCGCCTCTCCCACCACAGCGGCCCCGGTGACAAACACCACCGCCGCCACCCTCGCGCCGACGACCTCCCCCGCGCCCACCCTCCCCACGCCCGCCACCGGGAAGTTCAGCGTCAAACCGGACAATAACGGCACGGCCTGTCTGTTGGCAAACTTCGCCCTGCGGATCGGCGTCAAGCAAGGCGAG AAGCATCAAGAGATGAACCTGGACCCCAACGTGACCAGAGCGTCTGGATCGTGTGGCGTCAACAGCAGCGAGCTGGTGTTGGCGTCTACCGACATGACTGTGGTGCTCACTTTCACCAAT GGCACCAAAAAATTCCGCCTACAATCTGTGAATGTCACCGCCAAGTTGACTTCCG GTGTGATCTTCTCCGAGGCGAACAGCAGCTTGAGTCTGTGGGAGGCGGCGGTGGGCAGCTCGTACATGTGCAACAAGGAGCAGAATTACACCATCACCAGCCAGCTGAACATCTTCACCTTCAACCTGCAAGTGCAACCCTTCGCCGTGAAGAAGGGCCTCTTCAGTACAG CCCATGAGTGTCCATTGGACGACACCAGCATCTTAATCCCAATCATTGTCGGCGCTGCTCTGGCCGGCTTGATTCTCATTGTAGTGATCGCATACGTGATCGGTCGAAGAAAGACCTATGTGGGATATCAGACCCTTTGA
- the cul4b gene encoding cullin-4B produces the protein MFPTGLSSPNPPPTQEARATATDVKNDSGNILSSKKRKINGSERDETSDTISPSPPKTLTSSSSPAHIQKKLRFEDSVDFIGLDVKMAEEAAAASCSNNKSKAVLLAAGVGGHHANGLSKSAAGSGTFSNSKPGAAKKLVIKNFKEKPKLPENYTQETWQKLKEAVEAIQNSTSIKYNLEELYQAVENLCSHKISAKLYKQLRAVCEDHIKAQINQFREGVLDSVLFLKKIDKCWQDHCRQMIMIRGIFLFLDRTYVLQNSMLPSIWDMGLELFRFYIISDLKVQSKTIDGILLLIERERSGEAIDRSLLRSLLSMLSDLQIYQDSFEQRFLEETNRLYAAEGQRLMQEREVPEYLHHVNKRLEEEADRVITYLDQSTQKPLIATVEKQLLGEHLTATLQKGLTHLLDENRIQDLSLLYQLFSRVRGGVQVLLQHWIEYIKAFGSTIVINPEKDKTMVQELLDFKDKVDHIIDVCFMKNEKFVNAMKEAFETFINKRPNKPAELIAKHVDSKLRAGNKEATDEELEKMLDKIMIIFRFIYGKDVFEAFYKKDLAKRLLVGKSASVDAEKSMLSKLKHECGAAFTSKLEGMFKDMELSKDIMVQFKQYMQCQNIPGNIELTVNILTMGYWPTYIPMEVHLPPEMVRLQEIFKTFYLGKHSGRKLQWQSTLGHCVLKAEFKEGKKELQVSLFQTLVLLMFNEGEEFTLEEIKLASGIEDSELRRTLQSLACGKARVLTKIPKSKDVEDGDKFSCNDEFKHRLFRIKINQIQMKETVEEQASTTERVFQDRQYQIDAAIVRIMKMRKTLSHNLLMSEVYNQLKFPVKPADLKKRIESLIDRDYMERDKENPNQYNYVA, from the exons ATGTTTCCAACAGGTTTATCTTCCCCTAACCCCCCGCCAACCCAGGAGGCAAGAGCAACGGCTACTGATGTCAAAAACGACAGCGGCAACATTCTGTCTTCGAAGAAGAGGAAAATAAACGGCTCCGAGAGGGACGAGACCAGCGACACCATCTCCCCTTCGCCTCCCAAGACCCTCACTTCCTCCTCGTCGCCGGCGCACATCCAGAAGAAGTTGCGCTTCGAGGATTCCGTGGACTTCATCGGGCTGGATGTGAAAATGGCCGAGGAGGCTGCCGCTGCTTCGTGCtccaacaacaaaagcaaagcCGTGCTCCTGGCCGCCGGCGTGGGGGGCCACCATGCCAACGGACTGAGCAAGAGCGCGGCGGGCTCCGGGACCTTCTCCAACAGCAAGCCCGGCGCCGCCAAGAAGCTCGTCATCAAGAATTTCAAAG AAAAGCCCAAGTTGCCGGAGAACTACACACAGGAAACATGGCAGAAGCTGAAGGAGGCGGTGGAGGCCATTCAGAACAGCACTTCCATCAAGTACAACCTGGAGGAGCTCTACCAG GCTGTCGAGAACCTGTGCTCCCACAAGATCTCTGCCAAGCTTTACAAACAGCTGAGGGCCGTGTGTGAAGACCACATCAAGGCCCAGATCAATCAGTTCAGaga GGGTGTCCTGGACAGCGTGCTCTTCCTGAAAAAAATAGACAAGTGCTGGCAGGATCATTGCAGACAAATG ATCATGATCAGgggtatatttttatttttggaccgCACCTATGTTTTACAAAACTCTATGCTGCCGTCCATCTG GGACATGGGTCTGGAGCTCTTCAGGTTCTACATCATCAGCGACCTGAAGGTCCAGAGCAAAACCATCGACGGCATTCTGCTGCTCATCGAGAGGGAGCGCAGCGGCGAGGCGATAGACCGCAGTCTGCTGAGGAGCCTGCTGAGCATGCTCTCGGACCTGCAG ATTTATCAAGACTCCTTCGAGCAGCGCTTTTTGGAGGAGACAAATCGTCTGTACGCTGCAGAGGGCCAAAGGCTGATGCAGGAGCGAGAG GTACCCGAGTATTTGCATCACGTCAACAAACGcttggaggaggaggcggaccGAGTCATTACATATCTAGACCAGAGCACACA AAAACCTCTTATTGCCACAGTTGAGAAGCAGCTGCTGGGTGAACATCTCACAGCCACTCTGCAAAAAG GGCTGACGCACCTGCTGGATGAAAACAGGATTCAGGATCTGTCTCTCCTCTATCAGCTCTTCAGTCGAGTGCGAGGTGGCGTCCAGGTCCTCCTGCAACACTGGATCGAGTACATAAAG GCTTTCGGAAGCACAATCGTGATCAACccagaaaaagacaaaacgaTGGTGCAAGAATTGCTGGACTTCAAAGACAAGGTGGACCACATCATCGACGTGTGCTTCATGAAGAACGAGAAGTTTGTGAATGCCATGAAGGAAGCTTTCGAAACATTCATCAACAAGCGGCCAAATAAGCCTGCAGAGCTCATAG CCAAACACGTGGATTCTAAACTGCGAGCTGGAAACAAAGAGGCAACAGATGAAGAATTGGAAAAGATGCTGGACAAAATCATGATTATATTTAGATTCATCTATG gaaaggatgtttttgaggcCTTTTACAAGAAGGACCTAGCCAAGAGGTTACTGGTGGGGAAAAGTGCGTCTGTGGATGCTGAGAAGTCAATGTTGTCCAAATTAaaacatg AATGTGGAGCAGCATTCACCAGCAAACTGGAGGGGATGTTCAAAGATATGGAGCTTTCTAAAGATATCATGGTGCAATTCAAACAG TATATGCAGTGCCAAAACATTCCCGGTAACATCGAACTGACCGTGAACATCCTCACGATGGGCTACTGGCCCACCTACATCCCCATGGAAGTGCACCTGCCTCCCGAG ATGGTGCGGCTGCAAGAGATCTTCAAGACCTTCTACCTGGGCAAACACAGCGGCAGGAAGCTGCAGTGGCAGTCCACGCTCGGCCACTGTGTTTTAAAAGCGGAATTTAAAGAG GGCAAGAAGGAGCTGCAGGTGTCACTTTTCCAAACACTCGTGTTGCTGATGTTCAACGAAGGGGAGGAGTTCACCCTGGAGGAGATCAAACTGGCCTCAGGAATAG AGGATAGTGAGCTGCGTCGCACTCTGCAGTCACTGGCGTGTGGCAAAGCGCGCGTCCTCACCAAAATCCCTAAAAGCAAAGACGTGGAGGACGGCGACAAGTTCTCCTGCAACGACGAATTCAAACACAGGCTTTTCCGAATTAAAATCAACCAGATCCAGATGAAAGAGACG GTGGAGGAGCAGGCCAGCACCACAGAGAGGGTCTTCCAGGATCGACAGTACCAGATCGACGCCGCCATTGTGCGCATCATGAAGATGAGAAAGACTCTGAGCCATAACCTTCTCATGTCCGAGGTGTACAACCAGCTCAAGTTCCCCGTCAAG CCTGCTGACCTGAAGAAGAGGATAGAGTCTCTCATTGACAGGGACTATATGGAGCGTGACAAAGAGAATCCCAACCAATACAACTATGTGGCTtag
- the lamp2 gene encoding lysosome-associated membrane glycoprotein 2 isoform X1 gives MFRYAAFVLLLAFGCVIHLSCGTEVTVQDKDDKLCLYANLSVNFSVSYVTSGNKSELAEFELPAEVVSNGSKCDAASSTLQLNFGAGHSWSMNFSVSGNTYQADSITFSYNLSDATVFPKSASTDTLSVTVRPHITDIGMDTCYSCKSKETIQSDSVNQTLWNVLIQAFVSNGTHSENLTTCAADLPATPTASPTTAAPVTNTTAATLAPTTSPAPTLPTPATGKFSVKPDNNGTACLLANFALRIGVKQGEKHQEMNLDPNVTRASGSCGVNSSELVLASTDMTVVLTFTNGTKKFRLQSVNVTAKLTSGVIFSEANSSLSLWEAAVGSSYMCNKEQNYTITSQLNIFTFNLQVQPFAVKKGLFSTAEECFLDSDLSFLVPIAVGVALSFLIVLVLLSYLIGRRKSRTGYQSV, from the exons ATGTTCCGATATGCCGCGTTTGTTCTTCTCCTGGCATTTGGATGTG TAATCCATCTGTCATGTGGGACAGAGGTGACAGTCCAAGACAAAGATGACAAGTTGTGTCTTTACGCCAATCTCTCGGTCAATTTCTCCGTTTCGTACGTGACGTCAGGGAACAAG AGCGAGCTCGCAGAGTTTGAACTTCCCGCCGAAGTCGTGTCCAACGGGAGTAAATGCGACGCCGCGAGCTCCACCTTGCAGCTCAACTTCGGAGCGGGACACTCCTGGAGCATGAACTTCAGCGTCAGCGGGAACACGTACCAGGCGGATTCCATCACGTTCTCCTACAACCTCAGCGACGCCACCGTCTTCCCTAAATCTGCATCGACCG ACACTCTCTCCGTGACCGTGAGGCCTCACATCACTGACATAGGCATGGACACCTGCTACTCCTGCAAGAGCAAGGAGACCATCCAGTCGGACTCGGTCAACCAGACCCTGTGGAACGTGCTCATCCAGGCCTTCGTCAGCAACGGCACACACAGTGAAAACC TGACCACCTGTGCCGCCGACCTGCCCGCCACCCCCACCGCCTCTCCCACCACAGCGGCCCCGGTGACAAACACCACCGCCGCCACCCTCGCGCCGACGACCTCCCCCGCGCCCACCCTCCCCACGCCCGCCACCGGGAAGTTCAGCGTCAAACCGGACAATAACGGCACGGCCTGTCTGTTGGCAAACTTCGCCCTGCGGATCGGCGTCAAGCAAGGCGAG AAGCATCAAGAGATGAACCTGGACCCCAACGTGACCAGAGCGTCTGGATCGTGTGGCGTCAACAGCAGCGAGCTGGTGTTGGCGTCTACCGACATGACTGTGGTGCTCACTTTCACCAAT GGCACCAAAAAATTCCGCCTACAATCTGTGAATGTCACCGCCAAGTTGACTTCCG GTGTGATCTTCTCCGAGGCGAACAGCAGCTTGAGTCTGTGGGAGGCGGCGGTGGGCAGCTCGTACATGTGCAACAAGGAGCAGAATTACACCATCACCAGCCAGCTGAACATCTTCACCTTCAACCTGCAAGTGCAACCCTTCGCCGTGAAGAAGGGCCTCTTCAGTACAG CCGAGGAGTGCTTCCTGGACTCTGATTTGAGCTTTTTGGTGCCCATTGCGGTGGGCGTGGCCCTCAGCTTCCTAATCGTCCTTGTCCTTCTCTCTTACCTGATTGGCCGGAGGAAGAGTCGCACTGGCTATCAGTCTGTATAA